The sequence AGCAAGAGAGGAGAATTACGATTGTCCATGTGTGCTATGAGGGAATGTTTGTTTATAGCCATACGTCTGATATCTAGTCCATCTTGAGACTACGGTAGATGTAGCGAATAAATGCCAGTGAGGCCCAGAACGACACGCTGCCCAGCATCAGCGAGAAGACCATCGCTGTGAGCAGAGAGTAACCAAAGAACTCGGTGCTCTGCACCAGGCCACTCATAGAGGACCGGTTCCGGTAGTAGAAAACAGAGTAGACGAAGATGAAGAGGCCCGTGGAGCCGGTGCTCAGGACGCTCCGCCACCACCATCGGTGGTCTTCACCAGACAGCAGGAAGTAGGTGAGAGCAACAGAGATGCAGGCTCCCACTGAGAGGAGGATGGCAAAGACGCACAGCAGGATGCCGTAGAGTGTGTAGTGCTCTCTGCCCCAAACTGTAGCAAAGATGTAGTACAGCTCCACTGAGATGGCACTGGGGGAGAAAAAATTGATagaagaaataaatgaaaattttGGTGGATAAATCCTTAGAatggtaattaaaaaaactggACCCGTCAGTCATGATGACAAAGGTTAAACTTTAACTGTGTATCTGCAGCGTAGATGCACGTTATCCAAAATAATTTGGACCTATATGTAATACAAAAGCTAAAAAACAACACCATAAAGTGTAGAAATTGGCAACCTCTATTATATTTTCATTCTTTGACAATTATCCTTTTTCCATTCTTGACATACAAACAAAATCTCATCCTGCAATGTACTTATTGCTACCAAAAATCTAACTGATGATAGACATATGTTCATGTATGAGTGGTCATATTAACCATTGAATGGTGATTTAGAGTGATTTATGAGCCGAGCAGCTCTttaccacacacagagacatctCACCTGAATGGCAGGAATCCGCCGATGGCCATGTgtacagctgtgtgtttgtaccAGGGCTGTGTAGGGATCTGCCGGGCGATGTTGCGAGTGCGGCATGGCGCCTGGAAGCTGCCGGCTCGGTTCTTTCCCACAATGCCGCCGATGACAGTGAGTGGAAAGCCCACCAGCACCCAGGCACCCAGAATGAGGAGCACAGTGGTGGCCGGCAGAGCCTGAGTGGAGCCGCTCCACCAGTGGATCGAGTTTACAACACTCCATGTCAGGAACAGAGGAGCTGTGGGAATGAAGGACCAATTGAATAAAGGATGGGCATTGTTTTGAATTATTCCAGGTAATTCTTTGGGAAAATGTGCCCCAGAGTATTGCTAAAAATGACCTATCATATCAGTGTTTTAATGATGAAACTATAATGCTCCTACAAAGTGTGAATGCTGTTAATACATTATGgatgtataaataaattattaactgAGTAAGGTAGCATTGCCACATTGTACAAAAGAAAACTAAtgtaacagcagcaacagaaatgttttaaaCAGAAAAGTCGCTGTATAAACTCATACTGAGTTTAGAAAGAATAAAGAGATTTAGGAGATGTATTTGTCATAAAGATCAGTCCTTCCTCTGCTGAGGGGAATCTGCTACTCACACCTTTACTGGAAAGGTCTGACAATGTCATTGACGGGCATAATAAATAGCCAGGTGGATTAACCGCTGAAAGGGGGAGAAAGGGCAGGTTCGTCTCAGCCAGCAGCTAAGTATACAAGAATATGCATTTGAAATTTCATTTacattgccctgttgctgaaatgtgctatNNNNNNNNNNgctgccttgccttgccttgccttacaattTATGGCAAACTACGATAAAAAGTTGGACTAAAATTGATCCGTATGTGTTTATCATTTCCTAAAAATCCTTCAAGTTGATAACCTAATTTTGCATGACAgtttcaatgcagaaaaatgatgaaaaatcatGCGAGAGTAGTGGTGAGACAGGAGGAAATAAAGAGCACACTAGGCAAAGATAGAGAATGGATGGGAAGAAATGGGGATAAAAACATCTGAATATATCTGAATCCATTACAGATAAATTGGGTTTTCCTTATCAGTAAAGATAATAAATGAGCATGGTTTATTTGTGAAAAAGTTTTAGGCTTCAGTACATCTTCAAGAACTCTAGGAACTTTTTTTTACCCTGTATTTACAACCAAAGCGTGAAGTGATCCCAAACCCTTATTGTGTCGGACTCACCGGAGAAGAGCGACGAGGTGAGGATGATGTTCCACACCCAGCGCTGGCCGTTGATCTGTGTGTAGAAGCTGCATGACACGTAGCCTGACACACAGCTGGTCAGAGCGTACAGCACGATAGCTGCAGAGTTGATGGCACCATGGCGGTGCACATTGAACATTCCCAGCAACGCCATAAAGATGATTCCTATTCCAATGGGGAGGGATTAGAGTGATCAGACGTCTGTACATATAAATGaggtcactgtgtgtgtgtgtgtgtgtgtgtgtgtgtgtgtgtgtgtgtNNNNNNNNNNtgtgtgtgtgtgtgtgtgtgtgtgtgtgtgtgtgtgtgtgtccgtgttcagccgtgtgtgttgctgtgtttggGTGTATTTCGGAATGAATGCACACCTGTGGCAAGAGTAAGGAACTGAGCCCCCACTCCCAGTACGGCACACAGCAGGCTTTTGTAAGGGGGAAACCTGAAGACATCAGTGTGTATGATCTTCCAGCCATTGTCTCCCTGGTCCAGATCATCACAGccgccctcctcctccacatTGTATCTGCAGGTGAGGGGAAAAAGGCTTTCTCTCAGGATGTTATCATGTAGGAGACGTCACAGGTTTCACCTTTAACTGAGATGAAATTAAGGTGGGATTTTTTCCTAATGCAAAGAGTGCACAAAGAAACACATTATCTAACACAATTTCAGGAGAACACCTGCTGTATGCAAGACAGATGTCAGAGGGTCAGACTTATGTCTTATGTCTGCAACTATAGAATATCCAAAATACACTGTACCTAGACTTATGCATAATTTCCAGCATGATGTCTGACAGACAATATGGAAGATTTAAATGCCACAATGTATACATTTAAGGCCATCATATTTAAGAAATGTATATTAAACTGGTAACCTATCCTACTTGAATAGAAAGTACAATTACTGTCTATTTCAATTATTGACCAATGTGGTTAATGTCTTTACAACTAATCAAATGATTTtgtgatgacattttaaattgtctAAATTGTGAGAAAGGCTTTTAAAATTCCCCAGACCAAAAGGTGATGTCTTCATATTGCTGGTTATGGTGGACAAATtgtaagaaaaacaagaaaacaaagatATTCCAAATCACTGTAGATTAATTTTCTGTAATTTGACTAATATATTATTGCATTGGTAAACAACTAAAATGTAACATAACTATATTTAAGATATTTTAATAGCCTTTATAGCCTATGTGTTTTTTCCCTAAGATTTCTTATCCAAAGTGATGCTGATGTTGCGTTGAAGTCTGAAGTGCGTTGAGGTCATTCAGTATAACCTATTAATATTTAAGTTGTGGAAGATTCATTAGCTCAAAGATACATTGGCTCAAAAAATAACCACTTTAGCTCCTTTGCTAACTAACCTGGCAAAGTCATTTTTAAGGACCCGCATAAGGATGATGATGACGAAgcccagcagcagcaccaccaGCACCAGCGAGTTAATGATGGAGAGCCAGTGGATCTCCAGTGTTTTGGGGAAGAACGAGTAGTCTCGTAGGCGCTCGGATCTCCGGGAGTGAGGCAGGGGGGACTCGAACCAGTGCACGCTGTAGGTGTGGGTGACCGTCAGGCTGCCTCCGCCCACTCCGACTACGCCCACCGCTGCACCCGCCCCCTCCTCCAGGGGAACAGGTTTGACGTCTTTTACTGAGACGTTAGCGAAGATCACGGAGTCGCCGTTGTACTCGATGTTGAAGTCTAGGTGAGTCCACAAACCCACCTGTTGGAGGTGGGAgaaaagggaaagggagagcaacaaagacagaacaagagagagagagagagagagagagagagagagagagaaaaaaaaaggtgagaaaTTAGAAGAATCTGCTTCAAATATTTTCCAACCTTTCAGAAGCACAAATAAATGTACCTTGTGACTGTGAGGCAGGAAGCCGCTCTCCTCTATGTATCCCACAAAACCCCAGATTGGAATGTCATCCAGGACAAACTCAAAGTAGAACAGCTCCTCGATAGCCTCACGAAGTTCGTccacctgacacacacaaaacatatccACGATCAAATCCCATGCATTTAAGGGCCCCAgccttttaatcatttttaaactgcattacaATAGACTAGCATATCCAAGAAAACCATTCATCCGAGGAAATTTTAAGCACTGAGAATTATCAAAAGTACTTGCAAAATGTGTTATGTAAAACGATCCTTGTCTTGCATCATCTACAATCCACTGACCATTTATGACGTACAGTAATTTCAATTGAAAATTGAGCCATTTAATAAGTAtatccattcatccattttcatccgcttatccggtgtcgggttgcgggggcagcagctccagcaggggaccccaaacttcccttttccaaaccacattaaccagctcagactgggggatcctgaggcgttcccaggccaggttggagatataatctctccacctagtcctgggtcttaccCGAGGcctccctcccagctggacctgcttggaacacctccctagggaggcacccaggaggcatccttaacagacgcccgaaccacctcaactggctccttttcaCACAAAGGtgcagcggctctactctgagctcctctcggatgactgagcttctcaccctatctctaaggagacgacagccaccctcctgaggaaacccatttcagccacTCGTACCCTGGCTCTTGTTTTTTCGGTCATGGTTATAATAAAGTACAAACAGCATAAATCCACTTTAAGCCCAGAGTATTGAAGCCTAACCCATTATGTCCAGTAGAATAAGTGTTAAGTGTTACTATCACGGTCTTCTGTAAATAAATACCTGTTTCTCTGAAAGAGTGAGCttgcaaagtgtttttttctccacgTTCTCTCTGAATCGGATGTCATATAAGGACTCTGCCATCCTGTCACCATCCAACACTTCTCCTAGACTCAGGGACTTGTGATGCACCTGAAGAAGAAGTGTTACAATATGAgtaacagagtgtaaaaaagCAGCACAACGCATCAGCTGGTCACAGTTCTGTGAGCAAGTGATTTCAAAACAGATGTTGTTATAGAAggcaaactgaaaacaaaaacacaactggCTTCAATCACACTTCATCACTGCGTGCTTGGTGTTAAAGTACCATATCCCATAAGGGTGGGTCATAAATACTGTAAGTTGCTGCTATTGTAAATTTTGGAAAGCACTGACTGAAAAAAggtcaataaataataaatggaaattcaaaaatacatttgaacatATTTTTTCTTGTGAAGGGTTTCTTTTAATTATTCTGTATTCATTAAAAAGTGTTCATGAATTTTGCAACGTTCCTAACAAGCCTTCATCAGTGAAGTCCCAAAATAAAGGCTCAAATAAAATCCCTTTCAGTGCTACGTCCTGCTCACAAGTAAAGTCAAGTAAAAAATGCCATCTCAGAGCCATCTCGTTGTTCCCTTTTTTATAATCATTTTAACatttccattttgttgccagatAGAGATACAGTACCTTTCagataaacacattttacaagAAATGTATGAGTTATCCTTACTATTAGTGTCTACATTTAGCATGACAAAATATTCTACAGTTCCTTTGTGGATTTCAGTAGCCCATTAATACACAGCGCAACAGAACAAAGACTGACCTTCTCCGGCCTGCAAACAGGCAGGGTGTAGTAGTGATATGTCTCCTGGGGGTTATGATAAGGGCCCACTTTGTTGACATAGAGAGTCACGTTCTCCCCCTGCTTGTAGCCCACTGCCCAGCCTGAGAACAAGCACAGGATCAAGACGCAGTGCAGGCCCATCGTCCTCTGGCAGCCACCTGGCCGGTGTCCTATTCCACACTGCATAACCCCTGTTGCAAAGATGGACAGTTCATGAGGGACAGCTGTGCTATTTAAACGAGACTGTCTGTCCtgagacatacagtatgccTCTCAGTTCAAGTCAAGAAATTAGGTCATGTCTAGGCCACTTATACATAATATGTGAGGATTTATGTGTCAAGTGGAACATTTTATGCAATGTCACTCCCTCAACAGTCTAACAAACACAGCAGGAACTGTGAGAAACTGCGCAACCACAATTAGTTACAATGTATTTCATCAGTTGTATTAGTCCAGAGAGGCTTTTTGACTATAATCAAATGAGCTCTGTCAGCTATTTTTTAACACTACAAGGGTC is a genomic window of Etheostoma spectabile isolate EspeVRDwgs_2016 chromosome 22, UIUC_Espe_1.0, whole genome shotgun sequence containing:
- the tm9sf1 gene encoding transmembrane 9 superfamily member 1 isoform X2, giving the protein MQCGIGHRPGGCQRTMGLHCVLILCLFSGWAVGYKQGENVTLYVNKVGPYHNPQETYHYYTLPVCRPEKVHHKSLSLGEVLDGDRMAESLYDIRFRENVEKKTLCKLTLSEKQVDELREAIEELFYFEFVLDDIPIWGFVGYIEESGFLPHSHKVGLWTHLDFNIEYNGDSVIFANVSVKDVKPVPLEEGAGAAVGVVGVGGGSLTVTHTYSVHWFESPLPHSRRSERLRDYSFFPKTLEIHWLSIINSLVLVVLLLGFVIIILMRVLKNDFARYNVEEEGGCDDLDQGDNGWKIIHTDVFRFPPYKSLLCAVLGVGAQFLTLATGIIFMALLGMFNVHRHGAINSAAIVLYALTSCVSGYVSCSFYTQINGQRWVWNIILTSSLFSAPLFLTWSVVNSIHWWSGSTQALPATTVLLILGAWVLVGFPLTVIGGIVGKNRAGSFQAPCRTRNIARQIPTQPWYKHTAVHMAIGGFLPFSAISVELYYIFATVWGREHYTLYGILLCVFAILLSVGACISVALTYFLLSGEDHRWWWRSVLSTGSTGLFIFVYSVFYYRNRSSMSGLVQSTEFFGYSLLTAMVFSLMLGSVSFWASLAFIRYIYRSLKMD
- the tm9sf1 gene encoding transmembrane 9 superfamily member 1 isoform X1 — translated: MSQDRQSRLNSTAVPHELSIFATGVMQCGIGHRPGGCQRTMGLHCVLILCLFSGWAVGYKQGENVTLYVNKVGPYHNPQETYHYYTLPVCRPEKVHHKSLSLGEVLDGDRMAESLYDIRFRENVEKKTLCKLTLSEKQVDELREAIEELFYFEFVLDDIPIWGFVGYIEESGFLPHSHKVGLWTHLDFNIEYNGDSVIFANVSVKDVKPVPLEEGAGAAVGVVGVGGGSLTVTHTYSVHWFESPLPHSRRSERLRDYSFFPKTLEIHWLSIINSLVLVVLLLGFVIIILMRVLKNDFARYNVEEEGGCDDLDQGDNGWKIIHTDVFRFPPYKSLLCAVLGVGAQFLTLATGIIFMALLGMFNVHRHGAINSAAIVLYALTSCVSGYVSCSFYTQINGQRWVWNIILTSSLFSAPLFLTWSVVNSIHWWSGSTQALPATTVLLILGAWVLVGFPLTVIGGIVGKNRAGSFQAPCRTRNIARQIPTQPWYKHTAVHMAIGGFLPFSAISVELYYIFATVWGREHYTLYGILLCVFAILLSVGACISVALTYFLLSGEDHRWWWRSVLSTGSTGLFIFVYSVFYYRNRSSMSGLVQSTEFFGYSLLTAMVFSLMLGSVSFWASLAFIRYIYRSLKMD